The Lutra lutra chromosome 10, mLutLut1.2, whole genome shotgun sequence genome contains a region encoding:
- the LOC125078786 gene encoding protein Ycf2 isoform X2, with product MRGLRGKPHRVVRRRRKARRRSARGRARVHGWSHLDPGSRGAQMLRENVWVPWNGLIVIGKRMELLGRNTQKPPVGDPKLDPQHWRPEEVGKVVLKAKSGQSPERMDMKLLRSVASSLQAPAGLGKNSPKEMGGQNRDKIGAESESAGTTAGSRRGSGFKERLKFSGVGIRGEDLRSGPHTPEQNEEELRSSGEQLSGEKPRSSGEQLSGEKPRSRGEQLSGEKLTSSEKLSLSEEKLRSSGEKEGSREEKPENSGEDLRSAGDKLKSSANKLEGSGMESVTEETTERVVEVTNDEKQMKVTDAEMENPFERVEGSDKELQGTEEAVGVEKDVLGGVNDPAEESVSIEEKEVIDEDDDE from the exons ATGAGGGGTCTTCGGGGCAAGCCGCACAGAGTCGTGAGGAGACGCCGCAAGGCCCGGCGCCGGAGCGCCCGAGGCCGGGCCCGGGTCCACGGGTGGTCGCACCTGGACCCGGGAAGCAGAGGGGCACAGATGCTGCGAGAAAATGTGTGGGTGCCCTGGAACGGGCTCATTGTGATCGGGAAGAGAATGGAGCTCCTGGGTAGAAATACCCAAAAGCCTCCAGTGGGCGACCCAAAGCTTGACCCTCAGCACTGGAGACCGGAAGAAGTGGGAAAAGTGGTCTTGAAAGCGAAGTCAGGCCAGAGTCCGGAAAGGATGGATATGAAGTTACTGCGCAGTGTAGCAAGTTCATTACAGGCTCCAGCAGGTTTGGGGAAAAACAGCCCAAAGGAAATGGGGGGACAAAATAGAGACAAAATAGGTGCTGAATCTGAGAGTGCAGGGACTACAGCAGGGTCTAGGAGGGGGTCTGGCTTTAAAGAGAGGTTGAAATTTAGTGGGGTGGGGATCAGAGGAGAGGACTTGAGATCCGGACCACATACACCAGAGCAGAATGAGGAGGAGCTGAGGTC GAGTGGAGAGCAGCTGAGTGGAGAGAAGCCTAGGTCAAGTGGAGAGCAGCTGAGTGGAGAAAAGCCTAGGTCAAGGGGAGAGCAGCTGAGTGGAGAGAAGTTGACATCAAGTGAGAAGCTGAGTCTGAGTGAAGAGAAGCTGAGGTCAAGTGGAGAGAAGGAGGGCTCCagggaagagaagccagaaaataGCGGAGAGGATTTGAGATCTGCTGGAGATAAACTGAAGTCAAGTGCAAACAAGTTGGAGGGTTCAGGGATGGAGAGTGTAACTGAAGAGACAACTGAAAGAGTGGTAGAAGTGACTAATGATGAAAAACAGATGAAAGTTACCGATGCTGAGATGGAAAATCCTTTTGAAAGGGTGGAAGGGAGTGATAAGGAGCTACAAGGGACTGAGGAAGCAGTGGGAGTTGAGAAGGATGTCTTGGGCGGAGTGAATGATCCTGCTGAGGAATCTGTTTCTATCGAAGAGAAAGAGGTTatagatgaagatgatgatgagtGA
- the LOC125078786 gene encoding protein Ycf2 isoform X1, translated as MRGLRGKPHRVVRRRRKARRRSARGRARVHGWSHLDPGSRGAQMLRENVWVPWNGLIVIGKRMELLGRNTQKPPVGDPKLDPQHWRPEEVGKVVLKAKSGQSPERMDMKLLRSVASSLQAPAGLGKNSPKEMGGQNRDKIGAESESAGTTAGSRRGSGFKERLKFSGVGIRGEDLRSGPHTPEQNEEELRSSGEKLSGEQLRSSGEKLSGEQLSGEKPRSSGEQLSGEKPRSRGEQLSGEKLTSSEKLSLSEEKLRSSGEKEGSREEKPENSGEDLRSAGDKLKSSANKLEGSGMESVTEETTERVVEVTNDEKQMKVTDAEMENPFERVEGSDKELQGTEEAVGVEKDVLGGVNDPAEESVSIEEKEVIDEDDDE; from the coding sequence ATGAGGGGTCTTCGGGGCAAGCCGCACAGAGTCGTGAGGAGACGCCGCAAGGCCCGGCGCCGGAGCGCCCGAGGCCGGGCCCGGGTCCACGGGTGGTCGCACCTGGACCCGGGAAGCAGAGGGGCACAGATGCTGCGAGAAAATGTGTGGGTGCCCTGGAACGGGCTCATTGTGATCGGGAAGAGAATGGAGCTCCTGGGTAGAAATACCCAAAAGCCTCCAGTGGGCGACCCAAAGCTTGACCCTCAGCACTGGAGACCGGAAGAAGTGGGAAAAGTGGTCTTGAAAGCGAAGTCAGGCCAGAGTCCGGAAAGGATGGATATGAAGTTACTGCGCAGTGTAGCAAGTTCATTACAGGCTCCAGCAGGTTTGGGGAAAAACAGCCCAAAGGAAATGGGGGGACAAAATAGAGACAAAATAGGTGCTGAATCTGAGAGTGCAGGGACTACAGCAGGGTCTAGGAGGGGGTCTGGCTTTAAAGAGAGGTTGAAATTTAGTGGGGTGGGGATCAGAGGAGAGGACTTGAGATCCGGACCACATACACCAGAGCAGAATGAGGAGGAGCTGAGGTCGAGTGGAGAGAAGCTGAGTGGAGAGCAGCTGAGATCAAGTGGAGAGAAGCTGAGTGGAGAGCAGCTGAGTGGAGAGAAGCCTAGGTCAAGTGGAGAGCAGCTGAGTGGAGAAAAGCCTAGGTCAAGGGGAGAGCAGCTGAGTGGAGAGAAGTTGACATCAAGTGAGAAGCTGAGTCTGAGTGAAGAGAAGCTGAGGTCAAGTGGAGAGAAGGAGGGCTCCagggaagagaagccagaaaataGCGGAGAGGATTTGAGATCTGCTGGAGATAAACTGAAGTCAAGTGCAAACAAGTTGGAGGGTTCAGGGATGGAGAGTGTAACTGAAGAGACAACTGAAAGAGTGGTAGAAGTGACTAATGATGAAAAACAGATGAAAGTTACCGATGCTGAGATGGAAAATCCTTTTGAAAGGGTGGAAGGGAGTGATAAGGAGCTACAAGGGACTGAGGAAGCAGTGGGAGTTGAGAAGGATGTCTTGGGCGGAGTGAATGATCCTGCTGAGGAATCTGTTTCTATCGAAGAGAAAGAGGTTatagatgaagatgatgatgagtGA